The following coding sequences lie in one Deinococcus aerolatus genomic window:
- a CDS encoding fumarylacetoacetate hydrolase family protein has protein sequence MKLVRMEWNGGAHWGEVSGETVHFTAGMAGSRTGEAAPFNEAALLPPAEPTKIVCVGRNYLDHIRELGNDKGDLPTEPGIFLKGPNALAEPGGTVDAPDWSDNFHFEGELALVIGTRARDLTPETALSAVAGYTCGLDLTARDLQKQDLQWFRAKAADRFCPLGPWLETELDPADLRLRTRINGETRQDSRTSLMIFDVPAILTYVTRFVTLEPGDVVLTGTPEGVGPIKAGDTVEVEVEGVGVLVTRIG, from the coding sequence ATGAAACTGGTCAGAATGGAGTGGAACGGTGGAGCACACTGGGGCGAGGTCAGCGGGGAGACGGTGCACTTTACGGCCGGCATGGCCGGCTCCCGTACTGGCGAGGCGGCCCCCTTCAATGAAGCGGCGCTGCTGCCGCCTGCCGAGCCCACCAAGATTGTGTGCGTGGGCCGCAATTATCTGGACCACATCCGCGAGCTGGGCAATGACAAGGGTGACCTGCCCACCGAACCCGGCATCTTCCTGAAAGGTCCCAACGCTCTGGCCGAGCCGGGCGGCACGGTGGACGCCCCCGACTGGAGCGACAACTTCCACTTCGAGGGCGAACTGGCGCTGGTGATCGGCACGCGGGCGCGTGACCTGACGCCGGAAACCGCCCTGTCTGCCGTGGCGGGCTACACCTGCGGCCTGGACCTGACCGCCCGTGACCTTCAAAAACAAGATCTGCAATGGTTCCGCGCCAAGGCCGCCGACCGCTTCTGCCCGCTGGGGCCATGGCTGGAGACCGAACTAGACCCGGCGGACCTGCGCCTGCGGACCCGCATCAACGGCGAGACCAGGCAGGACAGCCGCACCAGCCTGATGATCTTCGACGTGCCGGCCATCCTGACCTACGTGACCCGGTTCGTGACCCTGGAACCCGGCGACGTGGTGCTGACCGGCACGCCGGAGGGCGTCGGCCCCATCAAGGCGGGCGACACCGTTGAGGTCGAGGTCGAGGGCGTGGGGGTGCTGGTGACGCGCATCGGGTGA
- a CDS encoding ABC transporter ATP-binding protein: MRRVTAPAHPPAALEALNVRHSFGELTVLHGVSLQVQPGEVVAVTGPSGSGKSTLLHLLGGLDVPDAGEVWWAGQRADTLDTQARAVRRAGRVGLVFQHHYLLEDLNVLDNVLIPMRLAGQHDPARAHALLSRVGLAGRESSMPEVLSGGERQRVAVARALASGPAVVLADEPTGSLDRANATTVAGLLVALAREEGAGVLLVTHDERLAGYADRVLHLLDGHFTDQLPVYG, translated from the coding sequence ATGCGCCGCGTGACCGCTCCTGCCCACCCGCCCGCCGCGCTTGAGGCCCTGAATGTCCGCCACAGCTTTGGGGAATTGACCGTGCTGCACGGCGTCTCTCTTCAGGTTCAGCCGGGCGAGGTGGTCGCTGTGACCGGCCCCTCGGGCAGCGGCAAGAGCACGCTGCTGCACCTGCTGGGCGGGCTAGACGTGCCGGACGCCGGCGAGGTCTGGTGGGCCGGGCAGCGGGCTGATACCCTGGACACCCAGGCGCGGGCGGTGCGGCGGGCCGGGCGGGTGGGGCTGGTGTTCCAGCACCATTACCTGCTTGAGGACCTGAACGTGCTGGACAACGTCCTGATTCCCATGCGGCTGGCTGGACAGCATGACCCCGCCCGCGCCCACGCCCTGCTGTCACGCGTGGGGCTGGCTGGGCGGGAAAGTAGCATGCCCGAGGTGCTGAGCGGCGGGGAACGCCAGCGGGTGGCGGTGGCCCGCGCGCTGGCTTCCGGCCCGGCGGTGGTGCTGGCCGACGAGCCGACCGGCAGCCTGGACCGCGCTAATGCCACCACGGTTGCGGGCCTGCTGGTGGCCCTGGCCCGCGAGGAAGGCGCCGGGGTGCTGCTGGTTACCCACGATGAGCGGCTGGCCGGTTATGCCGACCGGGTCCTGCACCTGCTGGACGGGCATTTCACGGACCAGCTGCCGGTGTACGGCTGA
- a CDS encoding ABC transporter ATP-binding protein translates to MTPTLPDASVHVRDLKKQYAVHEKEPGFMGSLRSFVSRKTRYVEAVKGVSFDLAPGEVVGFLGPNGAGKTTTLKMLSGLLHPSGGVARVAGFEPRRRETAFLKQITLVMGQKQQLIWDLPALDSFLVNQAIYEIPDDQYRATMREFTDVLSLDGILKKQVRKLSLGERMKCELAAALLHRPKVLFLDEPTIGLDVNMQEAVRAFIRDYNERYGATVILTSHYMADVTALARRILVIDRGQLVFDGDLARLAEQGRGGGKTVKLKLRQAVSAEQLARYGHDVRVDGLSAELTVPRAEVSVRASRLLADLDVADLTVEDPPIEAVMAELFGAGERADAAKEAAKEVVGG, encoded by the coding sequence ATGACCCCTACATTGCCGGACGCCTCCGTGCACGTCCGTGACCTGAAAAAGCAGTACGCCGTCCACGAGAAGGAGCCGGGCTTCATGGGCAGCCTCCGCAGCTTCGTGAGCCGCAAAACCAGGTACGTGGAGGCCGTCAAGGGCGTGTCGTTTGACCTCGCGCCCGGCGAGGTGGTGGGCTTTCTGGGGCCGAATGGGGCGGGGAAGACCACCACCCTTAAAATGCTCTCGGGGCTGCTGCACCCTTCGGGTGGCGTGGCGCGGGTGGCGGGCTTCGAACCGCGCAGACGCGAGACAGCCTTTCTGAAGCAGATCACCCTGGTCATGGGGCAGAAGCAGCAGCTGATCTGGGACCTGCCCGCGCTGGACAGCTTTCTGGTCAATCAGGCCATCTACGAGATTCCCGATGACCAGTACCGCGCCACCATGCGCGAATTCACGGACGTGCTGTCGCTGGACGGCATCCTGAAAAAACAGGTCCGCAAGCTGAGCCTGGGCGAGCGCATGAAATGCGAGCTGGCCGCCGCCCTGCTGCACCGCCCGAAAGTGCTGTTTCTGGACGAGCCGACGATTGGCCTGGACGTGAACATGCAGGAGGCCGTGCGCGCCTTTATCCGCGACTACAACGAGCGTTACGGGGCCACCGTGATCCTGACCAGCCACTACATGGCCGACGTGACGGCGCTGGCCCGGAGAATCCTGGTGATCGACCGGGGCCAGCTGGTGTTCGACGGCGATCTGGCGCGGCTGGCCGAGCAGGGCAGGGGCGGCGGCAAGACCGTGAAGCTCAAGCTGCGCCAGGCCGTCAGTGCCGAGCAGCTGGCCCGTTACGGCCACGACGTGCGGGTGGACGGCCTGAGCGCCGAACTGACCGTCCCCCGAGCCGAGGTCAGCGTGCGGGCTTCCAGACTGCTGGCTGACCTGGACGTGGCGGATCTGACGGTGGAAGACCCGCCCATCGAAGCGGTGATGGCGGAGCTGTTCGGGGCCGGCGAGAGGGCGGACGCGGCAAAGGAAGCGGCAAAGGAAGTGGTGGGCGGATGA
- a CDS encoding ABC transporter permease: MIRKTRVLFATRFAEMAEYRAEVIIWMLSGTISLVMMLVWMAQAAAAPGGQIGGYDGSEFATYFLSVWLVGQLLVVWVGWELDFMIRQGTLSPRLLCPMDPMWAEYAAHVAERFVRIGPMLVLLAIFAWLSGASFTREWWAYPVALGLCILGFTCRFLYEYSLGLLAFWTESSTAFSEVAWLLYAALGGLFAPLAFYPQWVQNIAVWTPFPYMLGLPAQLLAGKATLGQAGFGALILFGWVVLFWFVRLAVWRLGLKKYGAVGA; encoded by the coding sequence ATGATCCGCAAGACCCGCGTTCTCTTCGCCACCCGCTTCGCGGAAATGGCCGAGTACCGCGCCGAGGTCATCATCTGGATGCTGTCGGGCACCATTTCGCTGGTGATGATGCTGGTATGGATGGCGCAGGCGGCGGCGGCCCCCGGCGGACAGATCGGCGGCTATGACGGCTCCGAGTTCGCCACCTATTTTCTGAGCGTGTGGCTGGTGGGGCAACTGCTGGTGGTGTGGGTGGGCTGGGAGCTGGATTTCATGATCCGTCAGGGCACGCTGTCGCCCAGGCTGCTGTGCCCGATGGATCCCATGTGGGCGGAATACGCTGCTCACGTCGCGGAGCGCTTCGTCCGTATAGGGCCGATGCTGGTGCTGCTGGCAATCTTCGCGTGGCTGTCCGGCGCGTCGTTTACCCGCGAGTGGTGGGCGTACCCGGTGGCGCTGGGCCTGTGCATTCTGGGCTTCACCTGCCGTTTCCTGTACGAGTACTCGCTGGGATTGCTGGCCTTCTGGACCGAGAGCAGCACCGCCTTCTCGGAGGTGGCGTGGCTGCTGTACGCCGCACTGGGCGGGCTGTTTGCCCCGCTGGCCTTTTACCCGCAGTGGGTGCAGAACATCGCGGTCTGGACGCCGTTTCCGTACATGCTGGGCCTTCCAGCGCAGCTGCTGGCGGGCAAGGCCACGCTGGGCCAGGCCGGCTTCGGCGCGCTGATCCTGTTCGGCTGGGTGGTGCTGTTCTGGTTTGTCCGGCTGGCCGTCTGGCGGCTGGGTCTGAAGAAGTACGGGGCGGTGGGGGCGTGA
- a CDS encoding AAA family ATPase, producing the protein MIGDHLQVTIARAADYARTAGHEYVTLEHLLLALTHDPEGREALLAVGADVERLRDELERQLDGMESVEDAEPDFTLGFHRVVQGAVLQLHASGKGGEDADGARVLVELLEEDDSPARATLEAQGVTRLDVLAYVSHGTAKVEGRSRERRVVGVEEGAPEAEAEQDPLEAYTQDLTAAAKAGDFDPVIGRDAELTRAVHILARRGKNNPVLVGEPGVGKTALAEGLAQRVADGKAPGFLKGASVYALDLGALLAGTRYRGDFEQRLKAVLAALDGKNSVLFIDELHTLVGAGATEGGNVDAANLLKPALARGKLRVMGATTPAELRHLEKDRALWRRFQTVEVAEPSETDALEILRGLAPRYADHHGVTYTPDALDAAVRLSVRHLRDRFLPDKAIDVIDEAGAARSSAGTGGQLGVTDIEATVAHMARVPVGAVKAEEIQSLATLESDLKGRVYGQDAAVEAVASAVKLARAGLRDAQKPQGTFLFAGPTGVGKTELARALADRLGIHLARFDMSEYQEAHTVARLIGAPPGYVGFDQGGLLTDAVAKNPHAVLLLDEIEKAHPDVYNIFLQLMDHGTLTDHAGKKVDGRGLILVFTTNAGAADASRPALGFGREGRAGEEAEAVKRTFTPEFRNRLDAVIYFRALSREVMAGIVDKFLRELETQLAERKVTLTVSAEARARLAELGYDPQMGARPLARVIEERIKRPLADELLFGTLKGGGHMDVGVQDGIFVFTG; encoded by the coding sequence ATGATCGGCGATCATCTGCAGGTCACCATCGCCCGCGCCGCCGACTACGCGCGAACGGCCGGGCATGAGTACGTGACGCTGGAACATCTGCTGCTGGCACTGACACATGACCCCGAGGGCCGTGAGGCGCTGCTGGCCGTGGGGGCCGATGTGGAACGCCTGCGCGACGAACTGGAAAGGCAACTGGACGGGATGGAATCGGTGGAGGACGCCGAGCCGGACTTCACGCTGGGTTTTCACCGCGTCGTGCAGGGCGCAGTCCTGCAACTGCACGCCAGCGGCAAGGGGGGCGAGGACGCCGACGGAGCGCGCGTGCTGGTGGAGTTGCTGGAGGAAGACGACTCCCCGGCCCGCGCCACGCTGGAGGCCCAGGGCGTGACCCGGCTGGACGTATTGGCCTACGTCTCTCACGGCACAGCGAAGGTGGAAGGCCGTAGCCGCGAGCGCCGCGTGGTCGGTGTCGAGGAGGGGGCGCCGGAGGCGGAAGCTGAGCAAGATCCCCTGGAGGCCTACACCCAGGACCTGACCGCCGCCGCAAAAGCCGGGGACTTTGACCCGGTGATCGGACGCGACGCCGAACTGACCCGCGCGGTGCATATCCTGGCGCGGCGCGGCAAGAACAACCCCGTGCTGGTGGGCGAGCCGGGGGTGGGCAAGACGGCACTGGCCGAGGGGCTGGCGCAGCGCGTGGCCGACGGCAAGGCGCCGGGATTCTTGAAGGGGGCGTCGGTCTATGCGCTCGACCTGGGCGCGTTGCTGGCCGGGACGCGCTACCGGGGTGATTTCGAGCAAAGGCTGAAAGCGGTGCTGGCCGCGCTGGACGGCAAGAACAGTGTGCTGTTCATCGACGAGCTGCACACCCTGGTGGGGGCAGGGGCCACAGAAGGTGGCAACGTCGACGCCGCCAATCTTCTGAAGCCTGCGCTGGCCCGCGGCAAACTGCGCGTCATGGGGGCCACCACGCCGGCGGAACTGCGCCACCTGGAAAAGGACCGGGCGCTGTGGCGGCGGTTCCAGACCGTGGAGGTGGCCGAGCCGTCCGAGACAGACGCGCTGGAAATTCTGCGCGGGCTGGCCCCCAGGTACGCCGACCACCACGGCGTTACCTATACGCCCGATGCGCTGGACGCCGCCGTGCGCCTGAGCGTGCGTCACCTGCGGGACCGCTTTCTGCCCGACAAGGCCATTGACGTGATCGACGAGGCCGGGGCCGCCCGCAGCAGCGCCGGGACGGGAGGGCAGCTCGGCGTGACCGACATTGAGGCCACGGTGGCCCACATGGCCCGTGTGCCGGTGGGTGCGGTCAAGGCCGAGGAAATCCAGTCACTTGCCACGCTGGAAAGCGATCTAAAGGGCCGGGTCTATGGTCAGGACGCCGCGGTGGAGGCTGTGGCCAGTGCGGTCAAACTGGCCCGCGCGGGCCTGCGTGACGCGCAAAAACCGCAGGGCACGTTCCTGTTCGCCGGGCCGACCGGCGTGGGCAAGACCGAGCTGGCCCGCGCGCTGGCCGACCGGCTGGGCATCCATCTGGCCCGCTTCGACATGTCCGAGTATCAGGAGGCCCATACGGTGGCGCGGCTGATCGGCGCGCCGCCCGGCTACGTAGGTTTTGATCAGGGCGGCCTGCTGACCGATGCGGTGGCCAAGAACCCGCACGCGGTGCTGCTGCTCGATGAGATCGAGAAGGCCCACCCGGATGTGTACAACATCTTCCTGCAACTGATGGACCACGGCACCCTGACCGATCACGCAGGCAAGAAGGTGGACGGGCGCGGGCTGATTCTGGTGTTCACCACCAACGCCGGGGCCGCCGATGCCAGCCGCCCCGCGCTGGGCTTCGGGCGCGAGGGCCGCGCAGGCGAGGAGGCCGAGGCGGTCAAGCGCACCTTCACCCCGGAATTCCGCAACCGGCTGGACGCCGTGATCTACTTCCGCGCCCTGTCGCGCGAGGTCATGGCCGGCATCGTGGACAAGTTCCTGCGCGAGCTGGAAACTCAACTGGCCGAGCGCAAGGTCACCCTGACCGTGTCCGCCGAGGCCCGTGCCCGGCTGGCCGAACTGGGCTACGACCCGCAGATGGGCGCGCGGCCGCTGGCCCGCGTCATCGAGGAGCGCATCAAGCGCCCGCTGGCCGACGAGTTGCTGTTCGGCACGCTGAAGGGCGGAGGTCACATGGACGTCGGGGTCCAGGACGGGATCTTCGTCTTTACAGGATGA
- a CDS encoding Crp/Fnr family transcriptional regulator gives MPVLAQLKRNPLFLGVADNALREVAGVVTRRHFAVGEVVLEQQATGEALHLLVSGSVRVSRVGPGSHGRVMGDVYAPGVIGETAVLGGGERSATVHALSDVETLMLYRTHFEQLLSRHPKMLWNLSSMLVARVTQLNDELIAFGLNTEAALSHILTGQYRQRLAAGVPNPATLPLSTTDIMSRVSASRETVMRVLRKLERQGFLVTTPHCVTLLDPQAIEDVVLEELNAAE, from the coding sequence ATGCCCGTCCTGGCCCAGTTGAAACGTAATCCTCTTTTTCTTGGCGTGGCCGACAACGCGCTGCGCGAGGTGGCCGGCGTGGTCACCCGCCGCCATTTTGCGGTGGGAGAGGTGGTGCTGGAGCAGCAGGCCACGGGCGAGGCGCTGCATCTGCTGGTCTCCGGTTCGGTGCGCGTTAGCCGGGTGGGGCCGGGCAGCCACGGGCGCGTGATGGGTGACGTGTACGCCCCCGGCGTGATCGGGGAGACGGCGGTGCTGGGCGGCGGCGAGCGCAGCGCTACGGTCCACGCCCTGAGCGACGTGGAGACCCTGATGCTGTACCGCACGCATTTCGAGCAGCTGCTGTCGCGCCACCCGAAGATGCTCTGGAACCTCAGCTCGATGCTTGTGGCACGGGTCACCCAGCTCAACGACGAGCTGATCGCCTTCGGCCTGAACACCGAGGCGGCCCTGAGTCACATCCTGACTGGCCAGTACCGTCAGCGGCTGGCCGCCGGCGTGCCCAACCCGGCGACGCTGCCGCTGAGCACCACCGACATCATGTCGCGCGTATCGGCCAGCCGTGAGACGGTGATGCGGGTGTTGCGCAAGCTGGAGCGCCAGGGTTTCCTGGTCACCACCCCCCACTGCGTGACCCTGCTGGACCCCCAGGCCATCGAGGACGTGGTCCTTGAGGAGCTGAACGCGGCCGAGTAG
- a CDS encoding ABC transporter permease codes for MTRYLRLIRIFTGATISAQLEYRANFIGAVLSSLGQVGVALLAIGVLFGQGIDTVGGWTFREALLVTGFFILTEGFIAVFVQPNMSRIAEAIRTGNMDFTLLKPLDAQFSVSTRYLNVLRVPDLLIGLGLIVYAASALTITPGGVLIAAVLYASALTIVYCIWLALSTTAFWFVKTQNVAELFNGIFGAGRFPVTAFPLPVRFALTFIVPIALITTVPAQAMTGRLSPALAVTSPLLAAGLFAVTRWFWLRAVASYTSASS; via the coding sequence ATGACCCGTTACCTGCGCCTGATCCGCATTTTCACCGGGGCCACTATCTCGGCGCAGCTGGAATACCGGGCCAACTTCATCGGCGCCGTCCTGAGCAGTCTGGGACAGGTGGGCGTGGCGCTGCTGGCGATTGGCGTGCTGTTCGGACAGGGCATCGACACGGTGGGCGGCTGGACATTCCGCGAGGCGCTGCTGGTCACCGGGTTTTTCATCCTGACTGAGGGGTTTATTGCCGTGTTCGTGCAGCCCAACATGAGCCGCATTGCCGAGGCCATCCGTACCGGCAACATGGATTTCACCCTGCTCAAGCCGCTGGACGCGCAGTTCAGCGTCAGCACCCGCTACCTGAACGTGCTGCGTGTGCCGGACCTGTTGATCGGGCTGGGCCTGATCGTGTACGCGGCCTCGGCGCTGACCATTACCCCCGGCGGGGTGCTGATCGCCGCCGTGCTATACGCCTCGGCGCTGACCATCGTGTATTGCATCTGGCTGGCGCTGTCCACCACCGCGTTCTGGTTCGTCAAGACGCAGAACGTGGCCGAACTGTTCAACGGCATCTTCGGCGCGGGGCGCTTTCCGGTCACGGCCTTTCCGCTGCCCGTGCGTTTCGCCCTGACCTTTATCGTGCCCATCGCCCTGATCACCACCGTGCCCGCGCAGGCCATGACCGGTCGCCTGTCGCCCGCGCTGGCCGTGACCTCGCCGCTGCTGGCTGCCGGCCTGTTCGCCGTGACCCGCTGGTTCTGGCTGCGCGCGGTGGCCAGCTACACCAGTGCCAGCAGTTGA
- the pnp gene encoding polyribonucleotide nucleotidyltransferase, translating into MIGKTYTTMLGGRELSIETGKLAKLVSGSVTLRYGDTMLLVTAQARDDKSTLDFLPLTVEFEERHYAVGRIPGSFHRREGRPGEKAILGARITDRQIRPLFPKTYRHETQVIITVISADGQNAPDVLGPVGASAALSLSDIPWAGPTACVRVGQIDGQYVINPTADQLKTSRMDLVVAGTKDAVMMVEAGAQNASEEDLVAAIEFAHAEMQGVISLIETMRDEMGQEKFNFLEESDLTTDLVPEITEKARAGGLRDALLTVKKKDRSARTKALRDGIIAGYEPDPTAEGAKERITALKNVFYKVEKQELRRLILEEDLRADGRNSRTVRPIWIEARPLPRAHGSAIFTRGETQVLGVTTLGTERDEILVDDLSAEDNDKFLLHYNFPPYSTGEVKRMGGQSRREIGHGNLAKRAIRAVLPSFEEFPYVIRIVGEVLESNGSSSMATVCAGILSLMDAGVPIKAPVAGVAMGLVMEGGSYRVLTDILGSEDALGDMDFKVCGTAEGVTALQMDIKVGGITPQIMREALAQARDGRLHILGKMAEVLAAPRPELSPTAPRIITVKINPELIGKVIGPGGKQIRELEAMGAQITVEEDGTVRIFSAESANAEDVRDRIMSITREAKSGEEFDGTVVKTTPFGAFINLYPGQDGMLHISQMSEERVNAVEDVMNVGDKLRVKIVNVDDRGKIDLIRPELEGKIAPREARPPRSGGDRGGRPPRRD; encoded by the coding sequence ATGATTGGAAAAACCTACACCACCATGCTCGGCGGGCGCGAGCTGAGCATCGAGACCGGCAAGCTCGCCAAGCTGGTCAGCGGCAGCGTCACCCTGCGCTACGGCGACACCATGCTGCTGGTCACCGCCCAGGCCCGCGACGACAAGAGCACGCTGGACTTCCTGCCCCTGACCGTGGAATTCGAGGAACGCCACTACGCCGTGGGCAGGATTCCCGGCTCGTTCCACCGCCGCGAGGGCCGCCCCGGCGAGAAGGCCATCCTGGGGGCACGTATCACCGACCGGCAGATCCGCCCCCTGTTTCCCAAGACCTACCGCCACGAAACGCAGGTAATCATCACCGTGATCAGTGCCGACGGCCAGAATGCGCCGGACGTGCTGGGTCCGGTGGGTGCCTCGGCGGCCCTTTCCCTGAGTGACATTCCCTGGGCCGGGCCGACCGCCTGCGTGCGCGTGGGTCAGATTGACGGCCAGTACGTCATCAACCCCACCGCCGATCAGCTCAAGACCAGCCGGATGGATCTGGTGGTGGCCGGAACGAAGGACGCCGTGATGATGGTGGAGGCGGGCGCGCAGAACGCTTCCGAGGAAGATCTGGTGGCCGCGATCGAGTTCGCCCACGCCGAGATGCAGGGCGTGATCTCGCTGATCGAGACCATGCGCGACGAGATGGGCCAGGAAAAGTTCAACTTTCTGGAAGAGAGCGACCTGACCACCGATCTGGTGCCCGAAATCACCGAGAAGGCCAGGGCGGGCGGCCTGAGAGACGCGCTGCTGACCGTCAAGAAGAAAGACCGCAGTGCCCGCACCAAGGCGCTGCGGGACGGCATCATCGCCGGCTACGAGCCGGACCCCACCGCCGAGGGGGCCAAGGAGCGCATCACCGCGCTGAAGAACGTCTTCTACAAGGTGGAAAAGCAGGAACTGCGCCGCCTGATTCTGGAAGAGGACCTGCGCGCCGACGGCCGCAACTCCAGAACCGTGCGCCCCATCTGGATCGAGGCGCGGCCCCTGCCCCGCGCGCACGGCAGCGCCATCTTCACGCGCGGTGAGACGCAGGTGCTGGGCGTGACCACCCTGGGCACCGAACGCGACGAGATTCTGGTGGACGATCTGAGCGCCGAGGACAACGACAAGTTCCTGCTGCACTACAACTTCCCGCCGTACTCCACGGGCGAGGTCAAGCGCATGGGCGGGCAGTCGCGCCGCGAGATCGGGCACGGCAACCTGGCCAAGCGGGCCATCCGCGCCGTGCTGCCCTCCTTCGAGGAGTTCCCCTACGTGATCCGGATCGTGGGCGAGGTGCTGGAATCCAACGGGTCGAGCAGCATGGCCACCGTGTGTGCCGGAATCCTGTCGCTGATGGATGCGGGCGTGCCGATCAAGGCCCCGGTGGCCGGGGTGGCGATGGGTCTGGTCATGGAAGGCGGCAGCTACCGCGTTCTGACCGATATCCTGGGTTCAGAAGACGCGCTGGGCGACATGGACTTCAAGGTCTGCGGTACGGCGGAAGGCGTCACGGCGCTGCAGATGGACATCAAGGTGGGCGGCATCACCCCGCAGATCATGCGCGAGGCGCTGGCGCAGGCCCGTGACGGCCGCCTGCACATCCTGGGCAAGATGGCCGAGGTGCTGGCCGCGCCGCGCCCGGAACTGTCGCCTACCGCTCCGCGCATCATCACGGTCAAGATCAACCCCGAGCTGATCGGCAAGGTTATCGGGCCTGGCGGCAAGCAGATTCGCGAACTGGAGGCGATGGGCGCACAGATCACGGTGGAGGAGGACGGTACCGTCCGTATCTTCAGCGCCGAGAGCGCGAATGCCGAGGACGTGCGTGACCGGATCATGAGCATCACCCGTGAGGCCAAGTCGGGTGAGGAATTTGACGGCACGGTGGTCAAGACCACGCCGTTCGGAGCCTTTATCAACCTGTATCCCGGCCAGGACGGCATGCTGCACATCTCACAGATGTCCGAGGAGCGCGTGAACGCGGTGGAGGACGTGATGAACGTTGGCGATAAGTTGCGCGTCAAGATCGTGAACGTGGATGACCGGGGCAAGATCGACCTGATCCGCCCGGAACTGGAAGGCAAGATCGCCCCGCGCGAGGCCCGTCCGCCGCGCAGTGGTGGGGACCGGGGTGGCCGGCCCCCCAGACGCGACTGA
- the clpS gene encoding ATP-dependent Clp protease adapter ClpS, with amino-acid sequence MTRRDGGRDEQGRTQTLERTATRRPRLYRVLLLNDDYTPMDFVVMVLSQYFRKAQQEAELIMLAVHHKGQGVAGIYTRDVAETKVAQVTAHARQEGHPLRVVAEPEAEE; translated from the coding sequence ATGACGCGCCGTGACGGTGGCCGTGACGAACAAGGCCGCACCCAGACCCTGGAACGAACTGCAACGCGGCGGCCCCGGCTGTACCGCGTGCTGCTGCTCAACGACGATTACACCCCGATGGACTTCGTGGTGATGGTGCTGTCCCAGTACTTCCGCAAGGCCCAGCAGGAGGCCGAACTGATCATGCTGGCGGTGCATCACAAGGGCCAGGGTGTGGCCGGGATCTACACCCGCGACGTGGCCGAGACGAAGGTGGCGCAGGTGACCGCCCACGCCCGCCAGGAGGGCCATCCGCTGCGCGTGGTGGCCGAACCGGAGGCAGAGGAATGA
- a CDS encoding NADH:flavin oxidoreductase/NADH oxidase — MPDTTPRLFQPLKLHGLTLPNRIVVSPMCMYSAQNGLANDFHLVHLGQFALAAPGLIFTEAAAVSPEGRISPGDLGVWADEHIVPLGRITDFIHAHGGHVGIQLAHAGRKASTYAPWRGKGAVPYEHGGWGVIGPDTHAFSPEYQPPRAMSIDDIERVVQDFVSATQRAEMAGFDVVEVHAAHGYLLHQFMSPLSNIRTDDYGGSFENRTRLLLRVVRAVRSGWPMHKPLFVRVSATDWAEGGWDLEQTVRLAALLEREGVDVLDVSSGGLTTEQQITAGPGYQVPFAAAVKAAVDGLQVMAVGMIENPEQAEGILRNGDADLIALARPFLGDPHWAWHAAQQLGVAPAVVAQYQRGNRLD, encoded by the coding sequence ATGCCCGACACCACGCCCAGACTGTTTCAACCGCTCAAACTTCACGGCCTGACCCTGCCCAACCGGATCGTCGTGTCGCCGATGTGCATGTACAGCGCCCAGAATGGGCTGGCCAACGATTTTCATCTGGTTCACCTGGGACAGTTCGCGCTGGCCGCGCCGGGATTGATCTTCACCGAGGCCGCCGCCGTCTCGCCTGAGGGCCGCATCAGCCCCGGAGACCTGGGCGTGTGGGCCGATGAGCACATCGTTCCGCTGGGCCGGATCACCGACTTCATTCACGCCCACGGCGGGCATGTCGGCATTCAGCTGGCTCACGCCGGGCGCAAGGCCAGCACCTACGCGCCGTGGCGCGGCAAGGGGGCCGTGCCGTACGAGCACGGCGGCTGGGGCGTGATCGGGCCGGACACCCACGCCTTCTCGCCAGAATACCAGCCTCCCCGCGCCATGAGCATCGATGATATCGAGCGCGTCGTTCAGGACTTCGTCTCGGCCACCCAGCGTGCGGAGATGGCGGGCTTCGACGTGGTGGAGGTACACGCCGCGCACGGGTACCTGCTGCACCAGTTCATGTCTCCGCTGTCCAACATCCGCACCGACGACTACGGCGGCTCCTTCGAGAACCGCACCCGCCTTCTGCTGCGGGTGGTGCGCGCCGTGAGAAGCGGCTGGCCCATGCACAAGCCGCTGTTCGTGCGCGTGAGCGCCACCGACTGGGCCGAGGGCGGCTGGGACCTGGAGCAGACGGTCCGGCTGGCCGCGCTGCTGGAACGCGAGGGCGTGGACGTGCTGGACGTCAGCAGCGGCGGCCTGACCACCGAGCAGCAGATCACGGCTGGCCCCGGCTATCAGGTGCCCTTTGCGGCGGCCGTCAAGGCGGCGGTGGACGGCCTGCAGGTCATGGCCGTGGGCATGATCGAGAACCCCGAGCAGGCCGAGGGCATCCTGCGAAACGGCGACGCCGATCTGATCGCGCTGGCCCGCCCGTTCCTTGGCGATCCCCACTGGGCGTGGCACGCCGCGCAGCAACTGGGCGTGGCCCCGGCAGTGGTGGCGCAGTATCAACGGGGCAACCGGCTGGATTAG